In Hymenobacter gelipurpurascens, one DNA window encodes the following:
- a CDS encoding helix-turn-helix domain-containing protein produces MKTINSRIAHLIAIEGLNNNSFAKRIGVSSTTISYLVGERQSRPGFDVIEKIAVAFPDINMDWLIRGTGPERKQAGKAPDTFWSLMQNERSRYGTLMGLHGSLSGDFDVVLGELKTASN; encoded by the coding sequence ATGAAAACTATCAATTCGAGAATTGCGCATCTGATTGCTATAGAGGGGCTAAACAATAATTCATTCGCCAAAAGAATAGGCGTTTCGTCCACTACTATCAGCTACTTGGTAGGGGAGAGGCAGAGCCGGCCGGGCTTCGATGTGATCGAGAAGATTGCGGTAGCATTTCCTGACATCAACATGGACTGGCTGATCCGGGGAACGGGCCCGGAACGGAAGCAGGCCGGCAAAGCACCTGACACCTTCTGGAGCCTGATGCAGAACGAACGTAGCCGCTATGGCACGCTAATGGGGCTGCATGGCAGCTTATCGGGCGACTTTGATGTGGTGCTGGGCGAGTTGAAGACAGCATCGAACTAA